From Aspergillus fumigatus Af293 chromosome 5, whole genome shotgun sequence, a single genomic window includes:
- a CDS encoding putative phosphorylase, with product MDYDALLARFDDLVAREIIYYFPPTTIRLNDAGFASGDSASPKGFGPGSDIANTDPNLVITIINHTHLLVINKFPVFRPQLLLLTCDSYRRQHEPLTVEDFAAIQSVLSSSKERHLVIYNCGPIAGASRNHKHVQILPRPAHLFPDDPNCDPEWIPFRYGLRYLGGPDFEDPEYPSQLSASYQELLAEAKGSPGRSADSNNAGYFPHNVALVREWIIVIPRCSNNFKAISANAAGMMGSVWLKSEEELDRWKQVGLSKALAGLGYPRESEKTS from the exons ATGGACTATGATGCTCTCCTGGCGAGGTTCGATGACTTGGTTGCTCGAGAGATCATATATTATTTCCCGCCTACAACAATCCGGCTGAACGATGCGGGCTTTGCT TCCGGTGATAGTGCATCGCCTAAAGGTTTTGGCCCAGGCAGTGATATTGCCAACACTGATCCAAACTTGGTGATCACTATTATTAACCACACTCATCTCCTCGTAATAAACAAATTTCCTGTTTTCCGGCCCCAGTTGCTCTTGTTGACATGCGACTCCTACCGGCGGCAGCATGAACCGCTCACCGTGGAAGACTTTGCGGCGATTCAAAGCGTCCTGAGCTCGTCGAAAGAACGCCACCTTGTTATATACAACTGCGGGCCGATCGCGGGCGCAAGCAGGAACCATAAACATGTGCAGATTCTGCCACGCCCTGCCCATCTATTTCCGGACGACCCGAACTGTGACCCTGAGTGGATTCCGTTTCGGTATGGTCTGCGGTATCTGGGGGGCCCAGATTTCGAAGATCCGGAGTATCCCTCGCAGCTCTCGGCATCCTACCAGGAACTGTTGGCAGAGGCGAAGGGAAGTCCTGGGAGATCAGCCGACTCCAACAATGCAGGGTACTTTCCCCATAACGTCGCGTTGGTCCGAGAGTGGATTATTGTCATCCCCAGATGCAGTAACAATTTCAAGGCCATTTCTGCCAATGCGGCCGGAATGATGGGCTCTGTTTGGCTAAAGAGTGAAGAAGAGTTGGATCGTTGGAAACAGGTCGGATTATCCAAAGCTCTGGCTGGTTTGGGATACCCGAGGGAGTCTGAGAAGACGAGCTAG
- a CDS encoding putative aldo-keto reductase (AKR13), with product MVANRQLGKNGPVVPALGLGLMGMSFWVYGSIPSDEERFKVLDRAVELGETFWDTSDLYGDNEELLGKWFRRTGKRDQIFLATKFGFVQGGKPHEINSSAEYCKKACEASLKRLGVDSIDLYYLHSPNPQTPIEETMRAMVELQAEGKIKHIGVSSVTSATLRRACKIANVVAVQTEYCVFSRDIEGPTGTNLLATCRELGVALVASCPLGRGVITSTFSRGEPVGNSEDKRPKIIPKFLEENRERNVKVASQFAALAEKKGCTVSQLALAWLLKQGNDIFPIPGTRRVEFLEENWGVLRISLTDNEEAEIRTFAEENKMVGGQVPDQFVEYLYRDTVEES from the exons ATGGTTGCCAACCGCCAGTTGGGCAAAAACGGTCCCGTTGTTCCGGCCCTGGGACTCGGTCTGATGGGAATGTCCTTCTGGGTCTATGGTTCCATTCCCAGTGACGAAGAACGATTCAAGGTCCTCGATCGTGCCGTCGAGTTGGGAGAGACATTTTGGGATACATCCGA TCTCTATGGCGACAATGAGGAGCTGTTGGGCAAGTGGTTCCGACGGACTGGAAAGCGTGACCAGATCTTTCTTGCGACCAAATTCGGCTTTGTTCAGGGAGGAAAACCCCACGAGATCAACAGCTCTGCCGAATATTGCAAGAAAGCTTGTGAAGCGAGCCTCAAAAGATTGGGGGTCGATTCGATTGACCTTT ACTATTTGCACAGTCCCAACCCTCAGACTCCCATCGAGGAGACTATGAGAGCCATGGTAGAGCTTCAGGC AGAAGGCAAAATCAAGCACATTGGCGTGTCGTCCGTGACTTCCGCAACCCTCCGGCGCGCATGCAAGATCGCCAATGTCGTGGCTGTCCAAACCGAGTATTGCGTCTTTTCACGCGATATCGAGGGCCCAACTGGCACGAACCTCCTGGCAACCTGTCGAGAACTGGGGGTGGCGCTTGTGGCTTCCTGTCCCCTTGGACGCGGGGTCATCACGTCCACTTTCAGCAGGGGTGAACCAGTCGGCAATAGTGAAGATAAGCGACCAAAAATCATTCCCAAGTTCTTAGAAGAGAACCGCGAGCGCAATGTCAAGGTTGCCAGTCAGTTCGCGGCgctggccgagaagaagggatgTACTGTATCGCAGCTGGCACTAGCCTGGCTGCTGAAGCAAGGGAACGATATTTTTCCCATTCCAGGGACGAGAAGGGTTGAGTTCTTGGAGGAGAACTGGGGTGTTCTGCGGATTTCCCTGACGGACAATGAAGAAGCCGAGATCAGGACCTTCGCGGAGGAGAACAAAATGGTTGGTGGTCAAGTCCCAGATCAGTTCGTGGAGTACCTCTATCGCGATACTGTCGAGGAGAGCTGA
- the fleA gene encoding fucose-specific lectin FleA, which translates to MSTPGAQQVLFRTGIAAVNLTNHLRVYFQDVYGSIRESLYEGSWANGTEKNVIGNAKLGSPVAATSKELKHIRVYTLTEGNTLQEFAYDSGTGWYNGGLGGAKFQVAPYSRIAAVFLAGTDALQLRIYAQKPDNTIQEYMWNGDGWKEGTNLGGALPGTGIGATSFRYTDYNGPSIRIWFQTDDLKLVQRAYDPHKGWYPDLVTIFDRAPPRTAIAATSFGAGNSSIYMRIYFVNSDNTIWQVCWDHGKGYHDKGTITPVIQGSEVAIISWGSFANNGPDLRLYFQNGTYISAVSEWVWNRAHGSQLGRSALPPA; encoded by the exons ATGTCCACTCCTGGAGCACAGCAAGTCCTCTTCC GCACCGGAATTGCCGCGGTCAACTTAACCAACCATCTCCGTGTTTACTTCCAGGATGTCTATGGCAGTATTCGCGAGAGTCTCTACGAGGGCAGCTGGGCTAACGGCACCGAAAAGAACGTTATCGGCAATGCTAAGCTTGGCAGCCCTGTGGCCGCGACTTCTAAGGAGCTGAAGCAT ATCCGTGTCTACACCCTCACTGAAGGAAACACCCTCCAAGAGTTTGCCTACGACTCCGGAACCGGATGGTACAACGGCGGGCTGGGCGGTGCAAAGTTCCAAGTCGCACCCTACTCTCGCATTGCTGCCGTGTTCCTAGCCGGAACAGATGCATTGCAGTTGCGAATCTATGCACAGAAGCCAGATAACACAATCCAGGAGTATATGTGGAACG GCGATGGCTGGAAGGAGGGCACCAACCTGGGAGGTGCTCTCCCCGGCACTGGAATCGGAGCCACCTCCTTCCGCTATACCGACTACAATGGCCCAAGCATCCG GATCTGGTTCCAAACTGATGACCTCAAACTCGTCCAAAGAGCCTACGACCCGCACAAAGGCTGGTACCCGGACCTCGTCACCATCTTTGACAGGGCACCGCCACGTACGGCCATTGCAGCCACCAGCTTTGGAGCCGGCAACAGTTCCATCTACATGCGTATCTACTTTGTCAATTCGGACAACACTATCTGGCAGGTCTGCTGGGACCACGGCAAGGGCTATCACGACAAGGGAACCATCACCCCAGTCATTCAGGGCTCGGAGGTCGCCATTATCAGCTGGGGCAGTTTCGCCAATAACGGGCCGGATCTGCGTCTGTACTTTCAGAATGGAACATACATTAGTGCTGTGAGCGAGTGGGTTTGGAATCGGGCACATGGGTCGCAGTTGGGCAGAAGtgctcttcctcctgcttGA
- a CDS encoding DUF1115 domain protein, with translation MAQKELTLLPPDLMESQLSVIDLLTAMFPSPGEIDIPASTNECIEKLRNWCGKPSAVPSGIPSTLHLAVCLPIAGGEKSIQVNISIPVRWGAPDTAQPPPLSYSLRQPDWMSKAELATLAAAMPLDDVFEAFGYVQDEALRFLEAQRASESETTKTSSGPIVRVWFYFPSLSTREKRNDLVNHAPDYSLTGFVLAGKPGVLCLEGASTDIDAYMSFIKTHSWSDIPSHQKKVSERYRETNDVQRVFSGMEEITDSLGERSGHRANRGDMQALETWLQARGLHEAFAKVIF, from the coding sequence ATGGCACAAAAGGAATTGACACTGCTACCACCAGACTTGATGGAGTCTCAATTATCCGTAATTGACCTCCTGACAGCAATGTTTCCGTCACCTGGAGAGATCGACATACCTGCGTCCACCAATGAATGCATTGAAAAGCTCCGCAACTGGTGCGGGAAACCCTCTGCAGTGCCCTCCGGGATTCCTTCCACGCTACACCTTGCAGTCTGTTTGCCGATTGCCGGCGGGGAAAAATCAATACAAGTCAACATATCGATCCCAGTTCGGTGGGGTGCTCCAGATACAGCACAGCCGCCGCCATTGAGTTATTCACTACGGCAACCAGATTGGATGTCCAAAGCCGAGCTGGCTACGCTGGCTGCTGCAATGCCCCTAGATGACGTGTTCGAGGCCTTTGGATACGTCCAGGATGAAGCGCTGCGCTTCCTGGAGGCTCAGCGGGCTTCAGAATCTGAGACTACCAAGACCAGTTCCGGGCCGATCGTGCGAGTCTGGTTCTATTTCCCGTCTCTATCAACCCGAGAAAAGCGCAACGATCTGGTGAATCACGCCCCTGACTACTCTCTGACAGGCTTCGTGTTGGCTGGCAAGCCTGGTGTGTTGTGTCTAGAGGGGGCGTCGACGGATATTGACGCTTATATGAGCTTCATCAAGACACATTCCTGGAGCGATATCCCCAGCCATCAGAAAAAGGTCAGCGAGAGATATCGGGAGACGAACGACGTTCAGAGAGTGTTCTCCGGGATGGAGGAAATTACGGATTCATTAGGTGAACGAAGTGGCCACAGAGCCAATCGCGGCGATATGCAGGCATTAGAGACCTGGCTACAAGCGCGAGGGTTGCATGAAGCCTTTGCCAAGGTTATATTCTGA
- a CDS encoding Dabb family protein — MTIVHMVLFKFRPEVTQEHKDTFVRELKKLKDLDCVKGHRLVVGGPSITDPIARSKGFEIALLSFHENREALEAYQASKEHHWVTSTYMFPYKEDLIRFDFEVAPEDEYMWNFLSIDGLAQGLAKE; from the exons ATGACGATCGTACATATGG TCTTGTTCAAGTTCCGTCCAGAGGTGACACAGGAGCACAAGGATACTTTTGTCCGCGAACTCAAGAAACTCAAGGACCTCGACTGTGTCAAGGGTCACCGGCTGGTCGTTGGCGGGCCGTCAATTACTGATCCGATCGCGAGAAGCAAAGGGTTTGAGATTGCGTTGTTGAGCTTCCATGAGAACAGGGAAGCTTTGGAAGCATACCAGGCCAGCAAAGAGCATCATTG GGTAACTAGCACGTACATGTTCCCCTACAAGGAGGATCTCATCCGGTTTGATTTTGAAGTGGCGCCGGAGGATGAATATATGTGGAATTTCTTGTCGATTGATGGACTTGCACAAGGGCTAGCCAAAGAATAA
- a CDS encoding pyrroline-5-carboxylate reductase family protein, whose product MPSLQQSKLAFIGGGNMASAIIGGLVSQDMNPANITVSEPWDVNREKIAKLGVQTTTSNGEAAANADIVIIAVKPQTTKNVCQELATAWSQRTSLPVVVSIAAGITLNSMKEWLRTNDGRTAHIVRVMPNTPALVKEGASGLLASDDVTAEEKELIGALLQSVSKATEWVEKEELLDVVTGLSGSGPAYFFAMVEHLVASATALGLSKEQATRLAAQTCLGAGKMLVESSEEPAQLRKNVTSPNGTTHAALQTFESLNFKEIVDKAVQAATSRAAELGETLGKL is encoded by the exons ATGCCATCTTTACAACAGAGCAAACTCGCCTTCATTGGCGGCGGTAACATGGCCTCGGCCATTATCGGAGGTCTCGTAAGCCAGGACATGAACCCCGCCAACATCACCGTGTCCGAGCCTTGGGATGTCAACCGCGAAAAGATCGCGAAGTTGGGCGTGCAGACGACCACCTCCAATGGTGAAGCTGCAGCCAACGCAGATATTGTGATCATTGCAGTCAAGCCTCAAACCACCAAGAACGTCTGTCAGGAGCTTGCCACCGCCTGGTCACAGCGCACGTCACTCCCTGTGGTCGTTAGTATTGCAGCGGGTATTACGCTCAATAGCATGAAAGAGTGGCTCAGGACGAACGATGGCCGGACTGCGCATATTGTCCGCGTCATGCCTAACACTCCGGCCCTGGTCAAGGAAGGCGCATCGGGTCTTCTGGCTAGCGACGACGTGAcggcagaggagaaggagcttaTCGGAGCTCTACTCCAGAGCGTCAGCAAGGCCACCGAGTgggtggagaaggaggaactGCTAGATGTGGTGACCGGTCTATCTG GATCCGGACCTGCGTATTTCTTCGCAATGGTGGAACACCTAGTTGCCAGTGCCACTGCCCTGGGcctatccaaggagcaggccaCAAGACTGGCAGCTCAGACCTGCCTCGGTGCGGGCAAGATGCTGGTCGAGTCGTCGGAGGAACCGGCTCAGTTGCGCAAGAATGTGACGAGTCCAAACGGGACAACACACGCCGCCCTCCAGACATTTGAGTCTCTGAATTTCAAGGAAATTGTTGACAAGGCAGTACAGGCCGCCACGTCTCGTGCGGCGGAGCTCGGAGAGACGCTTGGAAAGCTTTAG
- a CDS encoding putative heat shock trehalose synthase yields MADLEKPKNQDIRVQSLPGGVSWSGQTPNTIWAGVSELLEEGSGYRIAIVIRNSTYLLECLGHKLEEPASGDPIELSREIISQFQNYSAKYDEKFIGAGLPESLVLKCPGLCSQLWFKLDIVPLVLRHVARARTAHDRGEVATFRGWERKALDEQADSMARKCIRSFGIGHVIHSQISHDNLVEVDSNFRARLAEKEDYERTVEPTSWAIAQKYARELREEKVKVAFFSMTFHGKPDVHTRHALMRFSHCMGVDFRWYVAKPRPGIISIVQKMRDILEGLDKSLGYLSFDEELEILEWVQENARRYWLLHNGPLQPRSKGGVDVLVIDSAPLLPLALLSKQQDPGRPVLYENRLMLQSNMAEYPNTPSARAWDFVQTRTEHVDLLVSPVPKLLAPQILPRKHVGYIPVSIDQLDGFNKNMNPADISFYGQQFNSLCKTLNAPSIQYPEEQYILHLAQFRPSDETMIILQAYHMFCCQSMKESPTASIPKLLICRHGPPKGHESAVLYEKVMRHINTTIQDISHLIYVMELGGPDQLWNVLLSHAKVVVQLSIPEGIPEFLLCAIQKQKPLITIKAASSYSFLENNPTTWLVDKVACNSISQLFRQLNDPKLSSQMTLPLRHSLPDQYTTVGNATAWFYLASKLSKGESIEPEGRDLYQLAQSAASRE; encoded by the exons ATGGCCGACCTAGAGAAGCCTAAGAACCAGGACATTCGCGTGCAATCCTTACCTGGGGGAGTGTCCTGGTCAGGGCAAACTCCAAAT ACTATCTGGGCAGGAGTTTCAgagctcctcgaagaagGCTCCGGATATCGAATTGCCATCGTAATTCGTAATTCGACATACTTACTGGAGTGTCTCGGTCATAAATTGGAAGAGCCTGCGTCAGGAGATCCGATCGAACTTAGCCGGGAGATCATCTCGCAATTCCAGAATTACAGCGCCAAGTACGATGAAAAATTCATCGGGGCTGGCTTGCCAGAGTCCCTTGTTCTCAAATGCCCAGGGCTTTGCTCACAGCTTTGGTTCAAGCTTGATATTGTCCCGCTGGTGCTGAGACATGTAGCTCGTGCGCGAACCGCCCATGATCGGGGTGAGGTGGCCACGTTCCGGGgctgggaaagaaaagcactAGATGAGCAGGCAGATTCCATGGCGCGAAAGTGCATACG ATCATTTGGAATAGGACATGTGATCCACTCTCAAATCAGTCATGACAATCTTGTGGAGGTTGATAGTAATTTCAGGGCGCGTCTTGCAGAAAAGGAAGACTATGAACGAACTGTTGAGCCCACATCATGGGCTATTGCTCAGAAATATGCCCGGGAACttagagaagagaaagtcaaAGTGGCATTTTTCAGCATGACCTTCCACGGCAAACCCGACGTCCATACGAGACATGCCCTAATGAGGTTTTCTCATTGTATGGGTGTTGACTTTAGATG GTATGTCGCAAAGCCACGTCCAGGGATAATCAGTATCGTTcagaagatgagagataTCCTCGAGGGGTTGGACAAATCCCTCGGGTATCTTTCCTTTGACGAGGAATTAGAGATTTTAGAGTGGGTGCAAGAGAATGCCAGGAGATATTGGCTACTGCACAATGGGCCGCTTCAGCCAAGGTCCAAAGGAGGTGTAGATGTGTTGGTCATTGATAGTGCACCTTTACTTCCCTTGGCACTTTTGTCTAAGCAACAGGACCCAGGGAGACCAGTACTCTATGAAAACCGTTTAATGCTTCAGAGCAACATGGCTGAGTATCCTAATACTCCTTCAGCTAGGGCCTGGGACTTCGTGCAGACGAGAACAGAGCATGTCGACCTGCTGGTTTCCCCAGTACCAAAACTCTTGGCACCGCAGATATTACCCAGAAAGCATGTGGGATATATTCCAGTTTCTATTGACCA ACTTGACGGCTTTAACAAGAATATGAATCCAGCAGACATTTCTTTCTACGGTCAGCAATTCAACTCCCTGTGCAAAACTCTCAACGCACCTAGTATACAATATCCGGAAG AGCAATATATTCTACATCTTGCACAGTTCAGACCCAGTGACGAGACTATGATTATTCTACAGGCATATCATATGTTTTGCTGTCAATCGATGAAGGAAAGCCCAACAGCGTCCATTCCAAAGTTACTGATATGCCGTCATGGCCCTCCTAAAGGCCATGAGAGCGCAGTTCTCTATGAGAAGGTCATGCGCCATATCAACACCACGATCCAAGACATTTCACACCTGATCTATGTCATGGAGCTTGGGGGCCCTGATCAATTGTGGAATGTTCTTCTTTCGCATGCTAAAGTCGTGGTACAGCTGTCCATCCCCGAGGGGATTCCTGAATTTCTCCTGTGCGCCATTCAGAAACAGAAGCCTCTGATCACGATCAAGGCAGCAAGTTCGTATTCATTTCTGGAGAACAACCCTACCACATGGCTGGTGGACAAAGTTGCCTGCAACTCTATCTCGCAGCTCTTTCGTCAGCTAAATGATCCCAAACTCTCATCGCAGATGACCTTGCCTCTACGACATAGCCTTCCGGACCAATATACCACTGTCGGGAATGCTACTGCCTGGTTTTATTTGGCATCGAAACTGTCAAAAGGTGAAAGCATTGAACCAGAGGGCAGAGACCTTTATCAGTTGGCTCAGTCGGCAGCAAGTCGTGAATAa
- a CDS encoding phosphoenolpyruvate synthase yields the protein MATNKQNNDLLVCDFEQIRRHDGAIVGGKNASLGEMINTLEAKGIAVPPGFATTAQAYCVYVDANGIRDKMGALIADWEAGKTTLAETGRAMRRLFLHGSWPEHAATRIRDAYRALATRVGVSEPSVAIRSSATAEDLPDASFAGQLESYLNVTGEKAVLDACRRCYASLFTDRAISYRRTKGFDQMNIALSVGVQQMVRSDAGGSGVMFSIDTESGFDQVVLITAAWGLGENVVQGAVNPDEYQIFKPLLGKAGLRPIISKKRGDKAIKMVYSDDPQQPTHNVPTSKAERAAFVLSDSEILQLASWACTIEGHYAGAMDMEWAKDGITGRLYIVQARPETVHSRRGDATSRLHTYQVGRGKGRVLATGLSIGEAAVAGRVCLIESARDQDRFVDGSILVTPTTDPDWVPIMKRAAAIVTDHGGRTSHAAIVSRELGLPAVVGTGNATYVLHTSQEVTVSCAEGNTGLVYEGRAEITTQTVDLADLPPVKTQVMINLANPAAAYRWWRLPADGIGLARMEFVVSNAIRVHPMALVHFDRMQDAEAKAEIARLTTGYEHDRCDYFVDQLAQGFAALCASVYPRPAILRMSDFKTNEYAGLIGGAEFEPQEDNPMIGFRGASRYYSPRYREGFALECRAIKRLREDMGFTNAIVMIPFCRTVHEAHKVLQVLADNGLRRGDNGLQVYVMCEIPSNVILAAEFADCFDGFSIGSNDLTQLTLGVDRDSAELADIFSEQDEAVKWMIARVITVARQKGCKIGICGQAPSDHPQFAQFLSDLGIDSISVSPDSFVTVKRHLIRSERGVPVC from the coding sequence ATGGCAACTAACAAACAGAACAACGATCTTCTGGTGTGCGACTTTGAACAAATTCGGCGCCATGATGGTGCCATTGTGGGAGGTAAGAATGCCTCACTAGGTGAGATGATCAATACCCTTGAGGCAAAGGGAATTGCAGTTCCTCCTGGCTTTGCCACAACGGCTCAGGCCTACTGTGTCTACGTGGACGCTAATGGGATCCGTGACAAGATGGGCGCGCTGATAGCGGACTGGGAAGCGGGAAAGACAACCCTAGCCGAGACGGGCAGGGCAATGCGCCGGCTGTTTCTTCATGGGAGTTGGCCAGAACATGCTGCCACTCGCATCCGGGACGCATATCGCGCCCTAGCGACTCGAGTCGGTGTCTCTGAACCGAGTGTGGCCATCCGCTCGAGTGCTACTGCCGAGGATTTGCCGGACGCCAGCTTCGCCGGTCAGCTCGAATCTTACCTCAACGTGACCGGGGAGAAGGCCGTGCTAGACGCCTGCCGGCGGTGTTACGCCTCTCTCTTCACAGACCGGGCCATCAGCTACCGCCGGACAAAGGGCTTTGACCAGATGAACATCGCGTTGTCCGTCGGGGTGCAGCAGATGGTGCGGTCGGACGCAGGCGGGTCCGGCGTCATGTTCTCCATCGACACAGAAAGCGGCTTCGATCAGGTTGTGCTCATCACTGCCGCGTGGGGTCTGGGCGAAAACGTTGTTCAGGGCGCGGTCAACCCGGATGAATACCAAATCTTCAAGCCTCTGCTAGGCAAGGCCGGGCTGCGGCCCATTATCAGCAAAAAGCGGGGGGACAAGGCTATCAAGATGGTTTACAGTGATGATCCGCAGCAACCAACGCATAACGTGCCGACGTCCAAGGCTGAGCGCGCGGCTTTCGTGCTCAGCGATTCGGAGATTCTTCAGCTTGCAAGCTGGGCCTGTACCATTGAGGGCCATTATGCGGGCGCAATGGACATGGAATGGGCCAAAGATGGGATCACTGGCCGGCTGTACATTGTGCAGGCAAGGCCAGAGACGGTGCATTCGCGCCGGGGTGATGCGACTTCCCGTCTCCACACGTACCAGGTTGGCCGCGGCAAGGGCCGGGTGCTGGCCACGGGCCTTTCTATTGGAGAAGCGGCGGTGGCTGGCCGCGTCTGTCTCATTGAATCGGCTCGTGACCAGGACCGGTTCGTTGATGGGTCGATTCTGGTGACTCCCACCACAGACCCGGACTGGGTGCCCATCATGAAGCGAGCGGCCGCGATCGTCACGGACCATGGCGGCCGCACCTCGCACGCGGCGATCGTCAGTCGCGAGCTGGGTCTTCCGGCGGTTGTGGGCACAGGGAATGCTACCTACGTGCTGCACACCAGCCAGGAGGTAACGGTCTCCTGCGCCGAAGGGAACACGGGCCTGGTATATGAGGGTCGCGCGGAGATCACAACCCAGACGGTGGATCTGGCGGACCTGCCGCCTGTGAAGACCCAGGTGATGATCAACCTGGCCAACCCGGCGGCCGCTTACCGCTGGTGGCGGCTGCCGGCGGACGGCATCGGGTTGGCGCGCATGGAGTTTGTCGTCAGTAACGCGATCAGGGTGCACCCAATGGCACTGGTCCACTTCGACCGGATGCAGGATGCAGAGGCCAAAGCCGAGATTGCGCGGCTGACGACGGGGTATGAGCACGACCGTTGCGACTATTTTGTGGACCAGTTGGCGCAAGGATTCGCAGCTCTTTGTGCGTCCGTCTACCCCCGTCCCGCCATCCTCCGCATGAGCGACTTCAAGACCAATGAATACGCCGGGCTCATTGGCGGCGCGGAATTCGAACCACAGGAGGATAACCCGATGATTGGCTTTCGGGGCGCGTCTCGCTACTACTCACCACGGTACAGAGAGGGGTTCGCACTCGAATGCCGGGCGATTAAGCGACTGCGAGAAGATATGGGGTTCACCAACGCCATCGTGATGATTCCCTTCTGTCGCACGGTGCACGAGGCGCACAAAGTACTCCAGGTTCTGGCAGATAATGGGCTGCGGCGGGGGGACAACGGGCTCCAGGTGTATGTGATGTGCGAGATTCCTAGCAACGTAATTCTGGCCGCAGAGTTCGCGGACTGTTTTGACGGGTTCTCAATCGGCTCCAACGACTTGACACAGCTTACCCTTGGGGTCGACCGCGACTCCGCCGAGCTGGCGGACATCTTCAGCGAACAAGATGAGGCTGTCAAGTGGATGATTGCACGGGTGATCACGGTAGCACGCCAGAAGGGCTGCAAGATTGGGATCTGTGGCCAGGCACCGAGTGACCATCCCCAGTTCGCTCAGTTCCTATCCGATTTAGGAATCGATTCGATTTCCGTTAGTCCGGACAGCTTCGTGACCGTCAAGCGGCATCTAATCAGAAGCGAGCGGGGTGTGCCCGTTTGTTGA
- a CDS encoding lactate/malate dehydrogenase family protein, producing MLSTDGPRIGIIGVGQVGAAAANALIMNSVARELILVDIKTELRNAQVQELSDVSRMSGRAETRVRAGTYHEAGQCDIILITAGSKFSVGETSVQHMYRNLGIVRSVIQAMRPFRSDAILIVVSNPVDLLTTLAQQLSGLPRSQVMGSGTLLDSVRLRGLLANKVGVAADAIDIYVLGVQGLDEIVAWSTASVHGLPLASAVPGNTFEPVQLTHECKQISQAIIKAKGAMPLGIGAIISMICLSILGDQRHVLPISHFQEEFGCCFSLPVVLGRKGILRTISMPVNGEEWDGIVKSAAALNETIEHVNE from the exons ATGCTCTCCACTGATGGGCCTCGCATTGGCATTATCGGTGTAGGCCAGGTCGGCGCTGCAGCCGCCAACGCGCTGATTATGAACTCAGTTGCGCGCGAACTCATCCTGGTCGATATCAAAACTGAGCTCCGAAATGCCCAAGTCCAAGAACTCTCCGACGTCAGCCGAATGAGCGGACGCGCAGAAACGCGTGTCCGAGCAGGGACATATCACGAGGCCGGACAGTGCGACATTATTCTCATCACTGCTGGTTCCAAGTTCTCTGTCGGAGAAACCAGCGTGCAACACATGTACCGCAACCTGGGGATTGTCCGGAGCGTGATCCAAGCGATGCGCCCCTTCCGATCCGATGCCATACTCATCGTCGTGTCGAATCCTGTCGATCTGCTGACCACACTCGCGCAGCAGCTCTCCGGTCTGCCTCGCTCGCAAGTCATGGGGTCTGGTACCCTTCTTGACTCGGTTCGGCTGCGTGGGCTCTTGGCCAATAAAGTTGGA GTCGCCGCGGACGCCATTGATATCTATGTCCTTGGCGTACAGGGTCTCGACGAGATTGTGGCCTGGTCAACCGCCAGTGTGCATGGCCTGCCACTGGCCTCCGCTGTGCCAGGGAATACGTTCGAGCCTGTGCAGCTCACCCATGAGTGTAAGCAGATCTCTCAGGCCATTATCAAGGCCAAGGGGGCAATGCCCCTTGGAATTGGCGCTATCATCTCCATGATCTGTTTATCTATCCTCGGTGACCAGCGGCATGTCCTCCCCATCAGCCATTTTCAAGAGGAGTTTGGCTGTTGTTTCAGTTTGCCAGTGGTCTTGGGACGGAAGGGAATTCTCAGAACGATTTCTATGCCTGTCAATGGGGAGGAGTGGGATGGAATCGTCAAGTCAGCCGCAGCCTTGAATGAGACAATTGAGCATGTGAATGAGTGA